The Brevibacterium atlanticum genome segment CAGACCCTCACCTGCCCGGTCCTGGGCGAGGAGGTCGGAGAGGTCGTCGCATTCTGCGGTCGCATATTCGGGATGCGAACCGACGTCGAGGTAGAGACGCGACCCGTTGGGCAGGAACACGTTCGACGACCGACCCCATTCGACGACGGGACGGAAGAGGTAGCGGGCGATCTCCTCCGGTCCGATGCGTCGCCCGTCAGCAGCGGCGGTGTGCGCGAGTCCGTATTCGGTCTCGAGTCCGAAGATGCGTGCCATTCAGTCCTTCCTCAGCTCGGCCATCGTCGTCTCGTCGAGACGGCGGAACGTCCGCTGCCGGTGCGTCGTGCGATCGAGGACGGCGGCCTCGAGGTCCTCGTTGGGCAGGTTCGTCCGGGTGGCGGCGGCTAGTGCTGCGACGCCGTGGTTGAACACGGCGGCCAGGTCGAGTGTGGACGTGCGCAGCCCGGACAGGGATGCGGTGATCGCATCGGCCTGCCCTCCGATGGCCACGTGCTCGGTCTCGTCGATGACCGAGCCGTCGTAGCTGAGCCGGTAGAGCTGATCGGCGTCCGCGGTGACGCCGAGTTCGGCGACGACGAGTTCGACTTCGAAGGGCTTCGATTCGGTGGTGAAGACCCCGGCGAGGGTCTGCGCATAGGCGTTCGTCAGGCCCCTGGCGGTGACGTCGATGCGATCGTAGGAGTAGCCGCGCAGGTCGGCGTAGCGGACCCCGGCCTGTCGCAGGGTCTCGAATTCGTTGTACTTGCCGACGGCGGCGAAGCCGATCCGGTCGTAGATCTCCGCGATCTTGTGCAGGGTCGGCGAGGGGTTCTCCGCGAGCAGCAGGATGCCGGAGTCGTAGCGGAGGACGACGACCGAGCGGCCGCGAGCGATTCCCTTGCGCGCGAAGTCGGCGCGGTCCTTCATCAGCTGTTCGGGTGAGACGTAGAACGGGGCCTGGCTCATGACCGGTCCTTTCGCTGTGCCGGGCGCACTGTCGTGGGCGCTGTCCTCATGCCGCTCATGCCCCGGCGGTCCGGGTGCGACGGTCGACGACCTCGGCGGCGGTGGTCAGAACGGATGCCGAATCGATCTCGGTGACTCCCTCAGCGAGGTCGACGGTGAAGATCGTCGGGGCGATCTGACGGACGAAGTCCGGTCCCCCGGTGGCTGAGTCGTCATCGGAGGCGTCGAAGAGTGCCTCGACGGCCACGGTGATCGCCTGGTCCTGGTCGAGTTCGGGCCGCCACAGCTTCTTCAGCGCCCCACGGGCGAAGCCGGATCCCGAGCCGATCGCGTGGAAGCGGTGCTCTTCGTATTTTCCGCCGGTGACGTCGAAGCTGAAGATCTGTCCGTGCGGGGTCACCTCGTCGACCCCGGCGAACAGGGGAACCACGCTCAGGCCCTGCATGGCCAGGCCGAGGTTGCCCCGCAGCATCGCGGCCAGGCGGTTGGCCTTGCCGTTGAGCGAGAGACGGGCTCCTTCGATCTTCTCGTAGTGCTCGAGTTCGAGCTGGAAGAGCCGGATGAGGTCGAGGGCGACTCCGGCCGTGCCGGCGATGCCGATGACGGAGTAGTCGTCGGCGGCCCTGACCTTCTCCATCGAATGGGAGGCGATGAGGTTGCCGATCGTGGCCCGCCGATCCCCGGCCATGAGGATGCCCGAGGCGGTCCGGAAGCAGATGATCGTCGTGCCCTCCGGTGACTGCTCGGACAGGTCCCTGCCCCCGCCCCGCGGCAGGACCTCGGGTGCCAGGGAGCGGGCGAGTTCGACGAACGAGTTGCTCGTCGAACTCAAGAATGCAGGAGGGAATCCTGCCATTTCATTGGCCGCCCTTCTGCACGAAGTTCTTGACGAACTCCTCTGCGTTCGATTCGAGCACACCGTCGATCTCGTCGAGGATGGAATCGACGTTCTGGGTGTTGATCTGACCTTGGACCGCCTCCGGCGGGTCGACGGGTGCGTCACCCCCACCGGTCGATTTGTCGTGTTGGAACTGTTCCTGCGAGCTCATCTCACACCCCTTCAGTCGTTCTTCGTGCTCAGTCTATCCACACCGAGGGCCTCCAGCAGGGCCTCGGCGGTCTCGATTCCCTCGATGCGTTCGGCCAGCAGCGCACGGGTGCCCTTGAGCGGTTCCTGCATGGGCAGGCGCACGATGCCGAAGCCGCCGGCGTTGAGGACGAGAGAGTCCCAGCTGGCGGCGACGAGCTCCTCGCCGAGGCGGCCCACCGCGACCGAGCGAAGGAACGCCCGCGTCCCGTCGGGAGCGTTGGTCACCGCCGCTTCGACCTCGGCATCGGTGGTCATCCGGCGGATCCGTCCGGCCCGTTCGAGCTTGTAGAACAGTCCCTTCTCCGGCCTCACGTCGTGATACTGGACGTCGAT includes the following:
- the prcA gene encoding proteasome subunit alpha, which translates into the protein MSQAPFYVSPEQLMKDRADFARKGIARGRSVVVLRYDSGILLLAENPSPTLHKIAEIYDRIGFAAVGKYNEFETLRQAGVRYADLRGYSYDRIDVTARGLTNAYAQTLAGVFTTESKPFEVELVVAELGVTADADQLYRLSYDGSVIDETEHVAIGGQADAITASLSGLRTSTLDLAAVFNHGVAALAAATRTNLPNEDLEAAVLDRTTHRQRTFRRLDETTMAELRKD
- the prcB gene encoding proteasome subunit beta, which encodes MAGFPPAFLSSTSNSFVELARSLAPEVLPRGGGRDLSEQSPEGTTIICFRTASGILMAGDRRATIGNLIASHSMEKVRAADDYSVIGIAGTAGVALDLIRLFQLELEHYEKIEGARLSLNGKANRLAAMLRGNLGLAMQGLSVVPLFAGVDEVTPHGQIFSFDVTGGKYEEHRFHAIGSGSGFARGALKKLWRPELDQDQAITVAVEALFDASDDDSATGGPDFVRQIAPTIFTVDLAEGVTEIDSASVLTTAAEVVDRRTRTAGA
- a CDS encoding ubiquitin-like protein Pup codes for the protein MSSQEQFQHDKSTGGGDAPVDPPEAVQGQINTQNVDSILDEIDGVLESNAEEFVKNFVQKGGQ